A region from the Cannabis sativa cultivar Pink pepper isolate KNU-18-1 chromosome 9, ASM2916894v1, whole genome shotgun sequence genome encodes:
- the LOC133028959 gene encoding cell wall / vacuolar inhibitor of fructosidase 1-like: protein MKNIIAMYSFAVVFVIFSLTFSPQLTHCRPNKLDDLIESTCKQTPNYNLCISSLQSDPRSSKATNVEGLGLVMVDVVKSKAQATLDRINQLLKQQKSSSTSTGTTTSTLKQALDQCALNYGAILNGDIPQATEAFTKGDFKFAQQGSDDAANEANLCENEFTPSGSSPITQMNKDVHDVALVTSSMAKMLLFAY, encoded by the coding sequence ATGAAGAATATCATAGCTATGTACTCTTTTGCTgttgtttttgttattttctcACTTACATTTTCACCACAACTAACCCATTGCAGGCCAAATAAGCTTGACGACCTAATCGAAAGCACATGCAAACAAACACCCAATTACAATCTATGCATCTCTTCTCTTCAATCCGACCCTCGAAGCTCAAAAGCAACAAACGTTGAAGGACTAGGCCTTGTAATGGTCGATGTGGTCAAGAGCAAAGCACAAGCAACTCTTGACCGCATCAACCAATTACTTAAGCAACAGAAAAGTAGTAGTACTAGTACTGGTACTACTACTAGTACACTGAAGCAAGCATTGGATCAGTGTGCTCTCAATTATGGCGCCATTTTGAATGGCGACATACCACAAGCCACCGAGGCTTTTACCAAAGGTGACTTCAAATTTGCGCAACAAGGTAGTGATGATGCTGCAAATGAGGCTAATTTGTGTGAGAATGAGTTCACACCATCTGGCTCTTCTCCTATTACTCAGATGAACAAAGATGTTCATGATGTGGCTCTTGTCACTTCCTCCATGGCTAAGATGTTATTATTTGCTTATTAG
- the LOC115722615 gene encoding uncharacterized protein LOC115722615, giving the protein MCPTTTRWWYTSAFRWPEFDFSLSSSVFRWPEGFDLSYLTSGWSLESFRWFDLSIVDDLVWTFISLVESLALLSMLCFFFVFCGCTL; this is encoded by the coding sequence ATGTGCCCAACAACCACAAGGTGGTGGTACACGTCAGCTTTCCGGTGGCCGGAGTTCGACTTCTCTTTGTCATCTTCAGTTTTCCGGTGGCCGGAGGGATTTGACCTCTCTTACTTGACAAGTGGGTGGAGTTTAGAGAGCTTTCGGTGGTTTGACTTGTCCATAGTTGATGATTTGGTTTGGACTTTCATCTCACTGGTTGAGTCTTTGGCTTTGTTATCCATGCTTTGCTTCTTTTTTGTGTTTTGTGGCTGTACCCTTTGA
- the LOC115722614 gene encoding sucrose synthase 7 — protein MASATAAAGGGVKRSESIADSMPDALRQSRYHMKRCFAKYIEKGKRVMKLHHLMDEMETVIDDKLERTRVLEGVLGYILCSTQEAVVIPPYVSFAIRPNPGFWEFVKVSSEDLSVEAITTTDYLKFKEMLYDDKWANDENALEVDFGAVNFSVPNLTLPSSIGNGLAFVSKFITSKLSGKLEYAQPLVDYLLSLQHQGETFMLNETLNTPAKLQTALIIADVFLSALPKTKPYQDFEARLKEWGFEKGWGDTAERVKETMRTLSEVLQAPDPLNMEKFFGKLPTIFNVVIFSPHGYFGQADVLGLPDTGGQVVYILDQVRALEEELVLRIKQQGLSIKPQILVVTRLIPDAKGTKCNQEWEEIIGTKYSHILRVPFRTEKGVLNQWVSRFEVYPYLERYAQDAIAKILEHFEAKPDLVIGNYTDGNLVSSIVANKLGVIQGTIAHALEKTKYEDSDLKWKELDPKYHFSCQFLADTISMNAADFVIASTFQEIAGSKDRPGQYESHTAFTLPGLCRVVSGINVFDSKFNIAAPGADQSVYFPYTEKQIRFTSFQPAIEELLFTKEDNNEHIGYLADKKKPIIFSMARFDTVKNITGLTEWYGKNTRLRNLVNLVIVGGFFDPTKSKDREEMAEIRKMHSLIEKYQLKGQIRWIAAQTDRNRNGELYRCIADTKGAFVQPALYEAFGLTVIEAMNCGLPTFATNQGGPAEIIVDGVSGFHIDPNNGDESSNKIADFFEMCKKDATYWNKFSIAGLQRINECYTWKIYANKVLNMGCIYNFWKQLNKEQKQAKQRYLQLFYSLLFRKLVNNVPIPTEQPEQPAPKPPAKPIQPTPSTRRSASGLKRLFRG, from the exons atggcGAGTGCAACAGCAGCAGCAGGAGGAGGAGTGAAGAGATCTGAGTCGATTGCGGATAGCATGCCGGATGCTTTGCGACAGAGCCGGTATCACATGAAAAGGTGTTTTGCTAAGTACattgaaaaaggaaaaagagtaatGAAACTTCACCATTTAATGGATGAAATGGAGACTGTTATTGATGATAAACTTGAAAGAACTCGTGTATTGGAAGGTGTTCTTGGTTACATACTATGCTCAACTCAG GAAGCAGTGGTAATACCTCCTTATGTTTCTTTTGCCATAAGACCAAATCCTGGTTTCTGGGAATTTGTTAAAGTCAGTTCTGAGGATCTCTCTGTTGAGGCCATTACTACCACAGACTACTTAAAGTTCAAAGAGATGTTATATGATGACAAAtg GGCCAATGATGAAAATGCACTTGAAGTTGATTTTGGAGCTGTTAACTTCTCTGTTCCTAACTTAACACTTCCTTCCTCAATTGGAAATGGACTTGCTTTTGTTTCCAAATTCATTACTTCAAAACTAAGTGGCAAATTGGAATATGCACAGCCTCTTGTGGATTACTTACTCTCACTACAACATCAAGGAGAG ACTTTTATGCTAAATGAAACTCTAAACACTCCTGCAAAACTTCAAACCGCATTGATTATAGCCGATGTTTTCCTCTCAGCACTACCAAAAACCAAACCATACCAAGATTTTGAAGCAAG GCTGAAAGAGTGGGGCTTTGAGAAGGGTTGGGGGGACACTGCAGAGAGAGTAAAAGAGACAATGAGAACACTCTCAGAGGTACTACAAGCACCGGATCCGTTGAACATGGAGAAATTCTTTGGAAAACTTCCAACTATCTTCAATGTTGTCATTTTTTCTCCTCATGGTTACTTTGGCCAAGCTGATGTTCTTGGATTGCCAGACACCGGCGGACAG GTAGTGTACATTCTAGATCAAGTTAGAGCACTTGAGGAAGAACTTGTTCTAAGAATCAAGCAACAAGGACTTAGTATCAAGCCACAAATCCTTGTGGTGACAAGGCTCATACCTGATGCAAAGGGAACTAAGTGCAACCAAGAGTGGGAAGAAATCATAGGCACAAAATACTCCCACATCCTTAGGGTGCCATTTAGGACTGAAAAGGGTGTGCTTAACCAATGGGTTTCTCGTTTCGAAGTGTATCCATATCTTGAAAGATATGCTCAAGATGCAATAGCCAAGATCCTTGAACATTTCGAGGCGAAACCAGATCTTGTCATTGGAAACTACACTGATGGGAATTTGGTTTCATCCATTGTAGCTAACAAACTTGGTGTAATTCAG GGAACTATTGCACATGCTTTAGAGAAGACCAAATATGAAGATTCAGACCTCAAATGGAAGGAATTAGATCCCAAATACCATTTCTCTTGCCAATTTCTTGCTGATACAATTTCAATGAATGCAGCTGATTTCGTCATAGCAAGCACATTTCAGGAAATTGCAGGAAG CAAGGATAGACCTGGACAATATGAAAGCCACACTGCTTTTACACTTCCAGGGCTCTGCAGGGTTGTTTCGGGGATCAATGTATTCGATTCGAAATTCAACATTGCTGCACCAGGAGCTGATCAATCTGTCTATTTCCCATATACAGAGAAACAAATAAGATTCACCTCATTTCAACCAGCTATTGAGGAGCTACTTTTCACTAAAGAGGACAACAATGAACACAT TGGATATCTTGCAGACAAGAAGAAGCCTATCATTTTCTCAATGGCTAGATTTGATACTGTTAAGAACATAACTGGATTGACTGAGTGGTATGGGAAAAACACAAGGCTGAGAAATTTGGTCAACCTTGTTATAGTTGGAGGCTTCTTTGACCCTACAAAATCAAAAGACAGAGAAGAAATGGCTGAGATAAGGAAAATGCATTCACTGATAGAGAAGTATCAACTCAAGGGTCAGATCAGATGGATAGCAGCTCAAACCGATAGGAACCGAAATGGTGAACTCTACAGATGTATTGCAGACACAAAAGGTGCATTTGTGCAGCCTGCATTGTATGAAGCATTTGGGCTTACTGTCATTGAAGCAATGAACTGTGGATTGCCTACTTTCGCCACCAATCAAGGAGGACCGGCTGAGATCATTGTCGATGGAGTTTCGGGTTTCCACATTGATCCAAACAATGGAGATGAATCAAGCAACAAGATTGCTGATTTCTTTGAAATGTGCAAGAAAGATGCCACATATTGGAACAAGTTCTCCATTGCTGGTTTGCAGCGTATTAATGAATG CTACACATGGAAGATTTATGCAAACAAGGTGTTGAACATGGGCTGCATCTACAATTTTTGGAAGCAACTGAATAAAGAGCAGAAACAGGCAAAGCAAAGATACCTCCAATTGTTTTACAGCCTTCTATTTAGAAAATTG GTGAATAATGTGCCTATCCCAACTGAACAGCCTGAACAGCCTGCTCCAAAGCCACCTGCCAAGCCTATACAGCCCACACCAAG CACAAGACGCTCAGCGTCAGGATTGAAAAG GTTGTTTCGAGGTTAA
- the LOC115721747 gene encoding cell wall / vacuolar inhibitor of fructosidase 1: protein MISKPLYKNPTSSHLRIITYKLFHFKSNKRKRMKKNSISLLLFHITLFILLQSHYCYVLPLNEGNDLIEQTCKKTPHYDICVSTLKSNPESSDSDLRGLAHIMVDTVLSKASDTLNFIRALLKQAPDENLEKSLAYCAELYIPVVKYSLPQVIDALTGGHFGFANYGISDAAKQAQACEKTFSGSDKSPLAEKNTLLHDLSEVAAAIINIILKD, encoded by the coding sequence ATGATCTCCAAACCCCTATATAAAAACCCAACTTCAAGCCATTTAAGAATCATCACTTACAAACTATTTCATTTCAAAtccaataaaagaaaaagaatgaaGAAGAATTCAATCTCCTTACTTCTTTTCCATATTACCCTTTTCATTCTACTCCAATCCCATTACTGCTATGTTCTTCCTTTAAATGAAGGCAATGATTTGATTGAGCAAACCTGTAAAAAAACACCCCATTATGATATCTGTGTCTCTACCCTTAAATCCAACCCAGAAAGCTCTGATTCTGATCTAAGAGGACTTGCCCACATAATGGTTGATACTGTTCTCTCAAAAGCAAGTGACACTTTAAATTTCATTAGAGCTTTGCTTAAGCAAGCCCCAGATGAAAATTTAGAGAAATCTCTTGCTTACTGTGCTGAACTCTATATCCCAGTTGTGAAATACAGTCTTCCTCAGGTCATTGATGCTTTGACTGGAGGCCACTTTGGTTTTGCCAACTATGGTATATCAGATGCAGCCAAGCAAGCCCAAGCTTGTGAGAAGACTTTTTCAGGTTCTGACAAGTCTCCTTTGGCTGAGAAGAACACTCTTCTACATGACCTTTCTGAAGTAGCTGCAGCCATTATCAATATCATACTTAAAGATTGa
- the LOC115722560 gene encoding uncharacterized protein LOC115722560 yields the protein MMDLTVSRDDGVRVDLELGVLTSDEEFNTTPVSGSKQQAKTLIAKFCGGFVDGLIKAEDGVSCGNVSYDNGVSLESVKVTDKMLDGEDTNGHPEKTSSVKEKRKKGSNYKPSKPPRPPRGPSLDAADQKLIREISELAMLKRARAERMKALKKMKAAKSSSSSSNLFAMVFTILFFLVILFHGISSRSSTESLQGPSMSAGATEGGGLISVQFYPIPSASIPNVSGSESPNMVEQIAGAEPQEKPRRFAG from the exons ATGATGGATCTTACAGTTTCAAGGGATGATGGGGTTAGAGTTGATCTGGAACTTGGAGTGCTAACCAGTGATGAAGAGTTTAATACTACCCCTGTTTCGGGTTCTAAACAACAAGCTAAGACATTGATAGCTAAGTTTTGTGGTGGTTTTGTTGATGGGTTAATCAAGGCTGAAGATGGGGTGAGTTGTGGGAATGTGTCATATGATAATGGAGTTTCTCTTGAGAGTGTCAAGGTGACAGATAAGATGTTGGATGGGGAAGACACTAATGGTCATCCAGAGAAGACATCATCAGTGAAGGAGAAACGGAAAAAGGGTAGTAATTATAAACCTTCAAAGCCTCCTAGACCCCCTAGAGGCCCATCTTTGGATGCTGCTGATCAGAAGCTAATCAGGGAGATTTCCGAGCTTGCCATGCTTAAGCGTGCTAGAGCTGAGCGGATGAAAGCCTTAAAGAAGATGAAAGCTGCAAAGTCTTCTTCTTCCAGCAGCAATCTTTTTGCTATGGTGTTCACCATTCTCTTCTTTCTCGTGATACTCTTTCATG GTATATCATCAAGAAGTTCTACCGAGAGTCTCCAAGGACCTTCCATGTCTGCGGGTGCAACAGAAGGTGGTGGGCTGATCTCAGTTCAGTTCTATCCAATACCATCAGCAAGCATACCAAATGTTTCTGGTTCTGAGTCTCCCAA TATGGTAGAGCAAATAGCTGGTGCAGAACCGCAAGAGAAGCCGAGAAGATTTGCAGGATGA